In Streptomyces sp. NBC_01381, a genomic segment contains:
- a CDS encoding sensor histidine kinase: MRTHIKRWLRVTVGVLAGAVTGVVELAFALVAGLWLLSTLGRRTGRAAEARVVALARRIAELERRRMAAFFGTELAAPPSGLPAVNYVATRWALGLLGGVVLAFALLGAGYGSLAVWGWFVADIRAPGTLLLSSIGGLFLLYLCVQGTYGVALADERHARRFLGPNDGQLMERRIGELVASRAGVVEAVHDERRRIERDLHDGVQQRIVALGMLLGRARRTQDPDKSAGLLAQAHEESRRALVELRDVAWRVYPAALDEGGLAAALETVAERAAIPVRLDCALRQTPPPTAQAVVYFVAAEAVTNAVKHSGAALVTVHAEQRSDVLCLRVEDNGRGGADPAGSGLLGLARRVAALDGTLTVESPAGGPTLITAELPCA; the protein is encoded by the coding sequence ATGCGTACGCACATAAAGCGCTGGCTCAGGGTGACGGTCGGCGTCCTGGCCGGGGCCGTCACCGGGGTCGTCGAGCTGGCCTTCGCCCTGGTAGCAGGACTGTGGCTGCTCAGCACGCTCGGGCGGCGCACCGGGCGCGCCGCCGAAGCCCGTGTCGTGGCCCTCGCGCGGCGCATCGCCGAGCTCGAGCGGCGCCGGATGGCCGCCTTCTTCGGCACCGAACTCGCCGCGCCGCCGAGCGGTCTGCCGGCCGTCAACTACGTGGCGACGCGGTGGGCGCTCGGACTGCTCGGCGGTGTCGTGCTCGCGTTCGCACTGCTCGGCGCGGGGTACGGCTCACTGGCGGTGTGGGGCTGGTTCGTCGCCGACATCCGCGCTCCGGGCACCCTGCTCCTCTCCTCCATCGGCGGCCTCTTCCTGCTGTACCTCTGTGTGCAGGGCACGTACGGCGTGGCGCTGGCGGACGAGCGGCACGCGCGGCGCTTCCTCGGCCCCAATGACGGGCAGTTGATGGAGCGCAGGATCGGCGAGCTGGTGGCGAGCCGCGCCGGTGTGGTCGAGGCGGTGCACGACGAGCGGCGGCGCATCGAACGCGATCTGCACGACGGCGTCCAGCAGCGGATCGTCGCGCTCGGCATGCTGCTCGGCCGGGCCCGCCGCACCCAGGACCCCGACAAGTCGGCCGGGCTGCTCGCCCAGGCGCACGAGGAGAGCCGCCGGGCCCTGGTCGAACTGCGTGACGTCGCCTGGCGGGTCTACCCGGCGGCCCTTGACGAGGGTGGACTCGCCGCCGCCCTGGAGACGGTGGCCGAGCGCGCCGCGATTCCCGTGCGGCTCGACTGCGCCCTGCGTCAGACGCCTCCCCCGACCGCGCAGGCCGTGGTGTACTTCGTCGCCGCCGAGGCCGTCACCAACGCGGTCAAGCATTCCGGCGCCGCTCTCGTCACCGTCCACGCCGAGCAGCGAAGTGACGTGCTGTGCCTGCGCGTCGAGGACAACGGCCGGGGCGGCGCCGACCCGGCCGGCAGCGGGCTGCTCGGCCTGGCCCGGCGCGTCGCCGCGCTCGACGGCACCCTCACCGTGGAGAGCCCCGCCGGGGGTCCCACGCTCATCACCGCGGAGCTCCCATGCGCGTAA
- a CDS encoding Lrp/AsnC family transcriptional regulator — protein MAVDELDTRILRLLLEQPRTSVREYARVLGVARGTLQARLDRLERDGVITGTGPSLSPAALGHPVLAFVHIEVTQGHLDEVGDALAAVPEIIEAFSITGGGDLLTRVVARDNGHLEDVIQQLIQLPGVVRTRTEMALRERVPSRLLPLVESIGRTAAAQR, from the coding sequence ATGGCCGTCGACGAACTCGACACCCGCATCCTGCGGCTGCTCCTGGAGCAGCCGCGCACCAGTGTCCGTGAGTACGCGCGCGTACTCGGCGTCGCCCGCGGCACCCTGCAGGCCCGGCTCGACCGTCTGGAGCGGGACGGTGTGATCACCGGGACCGGTCCCTCGCTCTCCCCCGCCGCCCTCGGCCACCCGGTCCTCGCCTTCGTGCACATCGAGGTCACCCAGGGGCATCTGGACGAGGTGGGCGACGCGCTGGCCGCCGTGCCCGAGATCATCGAGGCCTTCTCGATCACCGGCGGCGGCGATCTGCTGACCCGCGTGGTCGCCCGGGACAACGGCCACCTGGAGGACGTCATCCAGCAGCTGATCCAGCTGCCGGGCGTGGTGCGCACCCGTACCGAGATGGCGCTGCGCGAGCGTGTGCCGAGCCGGCTGCTCCCGCTGGTCGAGTCGATCGGGCGGACCGCGGCCGCGCAGCGGTGA
- the purB gene encoding adenylosuccinate lyase produces the protein MTAPAKPRIPNVLAGRYASAELATLWSPEQKVKLERQLWLAVLRAQQDLGIEVPDAALADYERVIDDVDLASIAEREKVTRHDVKARIEEFNALAGHEQVHKGMTSRDLTENVEQLQIRLSLELVRDRTVAVLARLGKLSGEYAELVMAGRSHNVAAQATTLGKRFATAADELLVAYRRVDDLLRRYPLRGIKGPVGTAQDMLDLLGGDADKLTDLEQRIAGHLGFDRAFTSVGQVYPRSLDYEVVTALVQLAAGPSSLAKTIRLMAGHELVTEGFKPGQVGSSAMPHKMNTRSCERVNGLTVILRGYASMTGELAGDQWNEGDVSCSVVRRVALPDAFFALDGLLETFLTVLDEFGAFPAVVARELDRYLPFLATTKVLMASVRAGVGREEAHEAIKENAVASALAMREQGAERNELLDKLAADERIPLDRAQLDELMADKLSFTGAASEQVSVVVGQIEALVKERPEAAGYTPGAIL, from the coding sequence GTGACTGCGCCTGCAAAGCCCCGTATCCCGAACGTCCTCGCCGGGCGTTACGCCTCCGCCGAGCTCGCCACCCTCTGGTCGCCCGAGCAGAAGGTGAAGCTGGAGCGTCAGCTCTGGCTCGCCGTGCTGCGTGCCCAGCAGGATCTGGGGATCGAGGTGCCGGACGCCGCCCTCGCCGACTACGAGCGTGTCATCGACGATGTCGACCTCGCCTCGATCGCCGAGCGCGAGAAGGTCACGCGCCATGACGTGAAGGCCCGCATCGAGGAGTTCAACGCGCTCGCCGGGCACGAGCAGGTCCACAAGGGCATGACCTCGCGCGACCTCACCGAGAACGTGGAGCAGCTGCAGATCCGGCTCTCCCTGGAGCTCGTGCGCGACCGCACGGTCGCCGTCCTCGCGCGGCTCGGGAAGCTGTCCGGTGAGTACGCCGAGCTGGTCATGGCCGGTCGCTCGCACAACGTCGCCGCGCAGGCGACGACCCTGGGCAAGCGCTTCGCGACCGCCGCCGACGAGCTGCTCGTCGCCTACCGCCGCGTCGACGACCTGCTGCGCCGCTACCCGCTGCGCGGCATCAAGGGCCCCGTCGGCACCGCCCAGGACATGCTCGACCTGCTCGGCGGCGACGCCGACAAGCTCACCGACCTTGAGCAGCGGATCGCCGGGCACCTCGGCTTCGACCGCGCGTTCACCTCGGTCGGCCAGGTCTACCCGCGCTCGCTCGACTACGAGGTCGTCACCGCGCTTGTCCAGCTCGCCGCCGGGCCCTCCTCTCTGGCCAAGACCATCCGGCTCATGGCCGGGCACGAGCTGGTCACCGAGGGCTTCAAGCCGGGCCAGGTCGGCTCGTCCGCGATGCCGCACAAGATGAACACCCGCTCCTGCGAGCGCGTCAACGGCCTCACCGTCATCCTGCGCGGCTACGCGTCGATGACCGGCGAGCTGGCGGGCGACCAGTGGAACGAGGGCGACGTCTCCTGCTCCGTCGTACGCCGGGTCGCGCTGCCCGACGCGTTCTTCGCCCTGGATGGTCTGCTCGAGACTTTCCTGACGGTCCTCGACGAGTTCGGTGCCTTCCCGGCCGTCGTGGCGCGCGAGCTGGACCGCTACCTCCCCTTCCTCGCCACCACCAAGGTCCTGATGGCCTCGGTGCGCGCGGGCGTCGGCCGCGAGGAGGCCCACGAGGCCATCAAGGAGAACGCGGTCGCCTCCGCGCTCGCCATGCGCGAGCAGGGCGCCGAGCGCAATGAGCTGCTTGACAAGCTCGCCGCGGACGAGCGGATTCCGCTGGACCGTGCCCAGCTGGACGAGCTGATGGCGGACAAGTTGTCCTTCACGGGTGCGGCGAGCGAGCAGGTCTCCGTCGTTGTGGGGCAGATCGAGGCGCTGGTCAAGGAGCGTCCTGAGGCTGCCGGTTACACGCCGGGGGCGATTCTCTAG
- a CDS encoding TetR/AcrR family transcriptional regulator, producing the protein MARNQQPWATRTARDRSEAPARGRLLDAAEAVFARRGYGPTTIADITAEAEVSRAGFYVYFASKEEIFRVLAVRVRDAFLAAQDVPGVDRDDAREICHASTAAFIAAYAEHLPLLRLLEQQAQLDDDVRALWEETQERPVHRSARYIRRLVAEGKAAPVADPLAVARAVGGMSIEFARLAAADPKTYDAAVRDVTAMFLHLLGVDPQR; encoded by the coding sequence GTGGCACGCAATCAACAGCCCTGGGCGACCCGCACCGCACGCGACCGCAGCGAAGCCCCCGCCCGCGGGCGGCTCCTGGACGCCGCGGAGGCCGTCTTCGCGCGGCGCGGCTACGGCCCGACGACGATCGCCGACATCACGGCCGAGGCGGAGGTCTCGCGGGCTGGCTTCTACGTCTACTTCGCCTCCAAGGAGGAGATCTTCCGCGTCCTCGCGGTGCGGGTGCGCGACGCGTTCCTCGCCGCGCAGGACGTGCCGGGCGTCGACCGGGACGACGCCCGCGAGATCTGCCACGCCTCCACCGCCGCCTTCATCGCCGCGTACGCTGAACACCTGCCGCTGCTCCGGCTGTTGGAGCAGCAGGCGCAGCTCGACGACGACGTGCGCGCGCTGTGGGAGGAGACCCAGGAGCGGCCGGTCCACCGCTCGGCCCGCTACATCCGCCGCCTGGTGGCCGAGGGCAAGGCCGCCCCGGTCGCCGATCCGCTGGCCGTCGCCCGCGCGGTCGGCGGCATGAGCATCGAGTTCGCCCGGCTCGCCGCGGCCGATCCCAAGACGTACGACGCGGCCGTGCGCGACGTCACCGCCATGTTCCTGCACCTGCTCGGAGTCGATCCCCAACGTTGA
- a CDS encoding AMP-binding protein, which yields MPSPTHGPLHGPLYGPLHREDQVRDLRARQAKARRGRQADTAEHRAGTRTVPGYVRHWARAAPDRPALVFGDETFTYRQLDDLTDRLAGWLDARGVRAGDRVGVQLPNCPQFVIAMLAVLRAGAVHVPVNPMFRAAELSHELRDAGPEIVITHSSLAGLLDQVRAETAVRAETAVRDVLVADDADAWAAAVGHPPLGRVADDLDALAALNYTGGTTGMPKGCEHTQRHMVYTATAIDNSRGPLPSDDGIVSLCFLPLFWIAGENLGILAPLVSGGTSVLLPRWDPAAVLASIERHRVTTMAGTVENYLELLSHPDFARHDLSSLTAPLTVSFIRKLSPELRARWRAAVGDESVLREASYGMTETHTSDTSTVGFQEGDHDLAGDATFCGLPVPGTDVLIVDFETGEPLPIGAPGEIIVRGPSVLTRYWSAPEATAAVLRDGWLHTGDIGRLDEDGCLHYLGRDKDMIKVKGMSVFPAEVETLLARHPDVLAAAVVAVPDAATGQRPYAYVRTVEGSALTAQELRDWAAGAMATYKVPGIELLDELPLTATGKIKKTELAERAATHR from the coding sequence ATGCCAAGCCCCACGCACGGCCCCTTGCACGGCCCCTTGTACGGTCCCTTGCACCGCGAAGACCAGGTGCGGGACCTGCGTGCTCGTCAGGCCAAGGCCAGGCGGGGCCGGCAGGCGGACACGGCGGAGCACCGCGCGGGGACGCGCACCGTGCCCGGATATGTGCGGCACTGGGCGCGGGCCGCGCCGGACAGGCCCGCGCTGGTCTTCGGGGACGAGACGTTCACGTACCGCCAACTCGACGACCTCACCGACCGGTTGGCGGGCTGGCTCGACGCGCGGGGCGTGCGGGCCGGTGACCGGGTGGGCGTACAGCTGCCCAACTGCCCGCAGTTCGTGATCGCGATGCTGGCCGTGCTGCGGGCCGGAGCCGTGCACGTACCGGTCAACCCGATGTTCCGCGCGGCGGAGCTGAGCCATGAACTGCGCGACGCGGGGCCGGAGATCGTCATCACGCACAGCTCGCTCGCAGGCCTGCTCGACCAGGTGCGCGCGGAGACGGCGGTGCGCGCGGAGACCGCGGTGCGCGACGTCCTGGTGGCCGACGACGCCGACGCCTGGGCCGCCGCCGTCGGGCATCCACCGCTCGGGCGCGTCGCCGACGATCTGGACGCCCTCGCCGCCCTCAACTACACCGGCGGCACCACCGGAATGCCCAAGGGCTGCGAGCACACCCAGCGCCACATGGTCTACACGGCCACCGCCATCGACAACAGCCGCGGCCCGCTGCCGTCCGACGACGGCATCGTCTCGCTCTGCTTCCTGCCGTTGTTCTGGATCGCGGGGGAGAACCTCGGCATCCTCGCCCCGCTCGTCTCCGGCGGCACGAGCGTGCTGCTGCCCCGCTGGGACCCGGCCGCCGTGCTCGCGTCGATCGAGCGGCACCGGGTCACCACCATGGCCGGAACGGTCGAGAACTACCTCGAACTCCTCTCCCACCCGGACTTCGCGCGCCACGACCTCAGCTCGCTGACCGCCCCGCTCACCGTGTCCTTCATCCGCAAGCTCAGCCCCGAGCTGCGGGCCCGCTGGCGCGCGGCCGTCGGCGACGAAAGCGTGCTGCGCGAGGCCTCGTACGGCATGACCGAGACCCACACCAGCGACACCAGCACGGTCGGCTTCCAGGAAGGCGACCACGACCTGGCGGGCGACGCGACCTTCTGCGGTCTTCCCGTCCCTGGCACCGACGTCCTGATCGTCGACTTCGAGACCGGCGAGCCGCTGCCGATCGGTGCCCCCGGCGAGATCATCGTCCGCGGCCCCTCGGTCCTGACCCGCTACTGGAGCGCCCCCGAGGCGACGGCTGCGGTGCTGCGCGACGGCTGGCTGCACACCGGCGACATCGGCCGCCTCGACGAGGACGGCTGTCTGCACTACCTGGGCCGCGACAAGGACATGATCAAGGTGAAGGGCATGAGCGTCTTCCCCGCCGAGGTCGAGACGCTGCTCGCCCGGCACCCGGACGTCCTGGCCGCGGCCGTCGTCGCCGTGCCGGACGCGGCGACGGGCCAGCGTCCCTACGCCTACGTGCGCACCGTCGAGGGCAGCGCCCTCACCGCTCAGGAGCTGCGCGACTGGGCGGCCGGTGCCATGGCGACGTACAAAGTGCCCGGCATAGAGCTCCTCGACGAACTGCCGCTGACCGCCACCGGCAAGATCAAGAAGACGGAGCTGGCGGAGCGGGCCGCGACGCATCGCTGA
- a CDS encoding SGNH/GDSL hydrolase family protein: MQMNAKYTSLVAVGDSFTEGMSDRLPDGSYRGWADLLAARMAAASPGFRYANLAVRGKLIGQIVDEQVDVAAAMRPDVITLVGGLNDTLRPKCDMVRVRDLLGQAVERLAPACEQLVLMRSPGRNGPVMERFRPRMEELFAYVDELAAKHGAVVVDLYGAAALGDQRLWDVDRLHLTAEGHRRVAEAVWQTLGHTPEDDWQSALPATAPPNWTARRVADARFARQHLAPWIARRLTGRSSGDGMPPKRPDLLPYDGPLS, encoded by the coding sequence ATGCAGATGAATGCCAAATACACCAGTCTCGTCGCGGTCGGCGACTCCTTCACCGAGGGCATGTCGGACCGGCTGCCCGACGGCAGCTACCGCGGCTGGGCGGATCTGCTCGCCGCGCGGATGGCCGCCGCGTCACCCGGTTTCCGCTACGCGAACCTCGCCGTGCGCGGGAAGCTCATCGGGCAGATCGTGGACGAGCAGGTGGACGTCGCCGCCGCGATGCGCCCCGATGTGATCACCCTGGTGGGCGGGCTCAACGACACCCTGCGGCCCAAGTGCGACATGGTCCGGGTCCGCGACCTCCTCGGACAGGCCGTCGAGCGCCTCGCCCCGGCGTGCGAACAGCTCGTCCTGATGCGCAGCCCGGGCCGGAACGGCCCCGTGATGGAGCGCTTCCGCCCGCGCATGGAGGAGCTCTTCGCATACGTCGACGAGCTTGCGGCCAAGCACGGCGCGGTGGTCGTGGACCTGTACGGAGCGGCCGCGCTCGGCGACCAGCGGCTCTGGGACGTGGACCGGCTGCACCTGACGGCCGAGGGCCACCGGCGGGTCGCCGAGGCGGTCTGGCAGACGCTCGGCCACACCCCCGAGGACGACTGGCAGTCGGCCCTGCCCGCCACCGCACCGCCGAACTGGACCGCCCGCCGCGTGGCCGACGCCCGCTTCGCGCGCCAGCACCTCGCCCCCTGGATCGCCCGCCGCCTCACGGGCCGCTCCTCCGGCGACGGCATGCCACCCAAGCGCCCCGACCTGCTGCCCTACGACGGGCCGCTCTCGTAG
- a CDS encoding DedA family protein — protein sequence MDSMGAVGAGAAIALENLFPPLPSEVILPLAGFAASQGRFSIVEVLLWTTAGSVVGALALYAIGALLGRDRTVAIAARLPLVKASDIDRTEAWFTRHGTKAVFFGRMIPVFRSMISVPAGVERMRLPIFLALTTAGSLIWNAVFILVGHALGTRWHQVTDLVGLYSKGVLAAAALAVLAFVVLRMRRSGKGEHRSVRQRP from the coding sequence ATGGACTCCATGGGCGCCGTCGGGGCGGGAGCGGCCATCGCCTTGGAGAACCTGTTCCCGCCGCTGCCGAGCGAGGTGATCCTGCCGCTCGCCGGATTCGCCGCGAGCCAGGGCAGGTTCAGCATCGTCGAGGTGTTGCTCTGGACGACGGCGGGCTCGGTGGTGGGCGCGCTGGCGCTCTACGCGATCGGCGCGCTGCTGGGCCGCGACCGCACGGTGGCGATTGCCGCCCGCCTGCCGCTGGTGAAGGCCTCCGACATCGACCGCACGGAGGCGTGGTTCACGCGACACGGCACCAAGGCGGTCTTCTTCGGCCGGATGATCCCGGTCTTCCGCAGCATGATCTCGGTGCCGGCGGGCGTGGAACGGATGCGGCTGCCCATATTCCTCGCCCTGACGACCGCGGGCAGCCTCATCTGGAACGCCGTCTTCATCCTCGTCGGCCACGCCCTCGGCACCCGCTGGCACCAGGTCACCGACCTGGTCGGCCTGTACTCCAAGGGCGTCCTGGCCGCGGCCGCACTGGCGGTGCTGGCCTTCGTCGTGCTGCGGATGCGCAGGTCGGGCAAGGGCGAGCACCGGTCGGTGCGGCAGCGGCCGTGA
- a CDS encoding HAD family phosphatase produces the protein MSTFDSPLGDTPVIFDLDGTLVDSEPNYYEASRALLAEHGVEYTWADNEAYVGIGTQETLATWKDRYGIDVPVAELLAELDRRYLALARADTHVFPEMRKLVEHLHGAGVPMAVASGSSRAAIDAILSGTGLDAQLTTVISADEVAHGKPAPDVFLAAAALLGADPADCVVLEDAAPGATAAHAAGMRCIAIPYVAAHADAPAFASAGLLLRGGQSEFTAQAALDYLSGLGELSDASRPAPPAPSS, from the coding sequence ATGAGCACCTTCGACAGCCCTCTCGGCGACACCCCGGTCATCTTCGATCTCGACGGCACGCTCGTGGACAGCGAGCCCAATTACTACGAGGCGTCGCGCGCGCTGCTCGCCGAGCACGGCGTCGAGTACACCTGGGCGGACAACGAGGCCTACGTCGGCATCGGCACCCAGGAGACCCTCGCCACCTGGAAGGACCGCTACGGCATCGACGTACCGGTCGCCGAACTGCTCGCCGAACTCGACCGCCGCTATCTCGCCCTGGCCCGCGCGGACACCCACGTCTTCCCCGAGATGCGCAAGCTCGTGGAGCACCTGCACGGCGCCGGTGTGCCGATGGCCGTGGCGTCCGGCTCCTCGCGGGCGGCGATCGACGCGATCCTCTCCGGTACGGGCCTGGACGCGCAGCTGACCACCGTGATCTCCGCGGACGAGGTCGCGCACGGCAAGCCCGCCCCCGACGTCTTCCTCGCCGCGGCCGCGCTCCTGGGCGCGGACCCCGCCGACTGCGTGGTCCTGGAGGACGCCGCTCCGGGCGCGACGGCGGCGCACGCGGCCGGCATGCGCTGCATCGCGATCCCCTACGTCGCCGCCCATGCGGACGCCCCGGCCTTCGCGTCGGCGGGGCTGCTGCTGCGGGGCGGACAGAGCGAGTTCACGGCGCAGGCCGCGCTCGACTACCTCAGCGGCCTCGGCGAGCTCAGCGATGCGTCGCGGCCCGCTCCGCCAGCTCCGTCTTCTTGA
- a CDS encoding carboxyl transferase domain-containing protein — protein MGSAAVLVANRGEIAVRVLQAAAEAGLRTVAVYAADEAGARHVQLADEAQPLGSSGPAAYLDAEAVVAAARRSGCDLVHPGYGFLSEDAEFAARCADAGLRFVGPSPEVLGLFGDKARARALAVSLGVPVLAGTQGPTTLSDAAGFLAGLGPSGAVMVKALGGGGGRGMRAVHRPADLADAWERCRSEALQGFGREELYVEELLTGARHIEVQIVGDATGEVSHLWERDCSAQRRHQKLIEIAPAPGLSPAVREKLIDAALRMARACGYTGLGTFEFLLQGEEFHFIEANPRLQVEHTVTEEVTGVDLVTAQLRLAAGASLASLGLAGPPPEPRGFALQARVNAESLAADGTALPSTGTLTRFDVPTGAGIRVDTAARTGAEVGARYDSLIAKVIAHVPQGDFAAACERTSRALAAFAVEGVRTGIPLLRALLTHPGFTAGATHTAFVEEHIAELLPQSPAEAGGGGATVAAPMTGTVVTVDVAVGEQVAAGQQLLVLEAMKMEHVVRAGAPGTVTAVHARVGDTTTEGHPLMTVDASAAGEASDLAIEETADPDAIRPDLAETLARHAVGLDAQRPEAVAKRHRIGRRTARENIEDLCDTGTFTEYGALAIAAQRRRRSLDDLIASTPADGMITGTGRIDGVRCVAMSYDYTVLAGTQGLQNHRKTDRMLQLAAERRLPVVLFAEGGGGRPGDTDTTSVAGLDVMTFHQMGRLSGQVPLVGVASGRCFAGNAALLGCCDVVIATPEASIGMGGPAMIEGGGLGVFRPEEVGPLSVQVPNGVVDIAVADEAEAVRVARKYLAYFTYTQGAGGSWESPDPRLLRHTVPENRRRAYDVRAAIDGIADTDSVLELRRAFGVGIITSLIRVEGRPMGLLANNPGHLGGAIDRDAADKAERFLRLCDTFGLPLLSLCDTPGFMVGPDTERTATVRHFSRLFVTGAQLRVPLVSLVLRKAYGLGAMAMMGGSTRAPVATAAWPSGEFGGMGLEGAVRLGYRKELAAIDDPAERERVFEAHVAELYEHGKAVNAAAALEIDAVIDPADSRRWILAALDGGAGRPDGGE, from the coding sequence ATGGGTTCTGCCGCCGTGCTCGTCGCCAATCGCGGGGAGATCGCCGTCCGCGTCCTGCAAGCGGCGGCGGAGGCCGGGCTGCGCACCGTCGCGGTGTACGCGGCGGACGAGGCCGGGGCGCGCCACGTACAACTGGCCGACGAAGCCCAGCCGTTGGGCAGTTCAGGACCTGCCGCCTATCTGGACGCGGAGGCCGTGGTCGCCGCGGCCCGGCGCTCCGGGTGCGACCTTGTGCATCCCGGCTACGGCTTCCTGAGCGAGGACGCGGAGTTCGCCGCGCGGTGCGCGGACGCCGGGCTGCGGTTCGTGGGGCCGTCCCCCGAGGTGCTCGGCCTGTTCGGCGACAAGGCACGCGCGCGTGCGCTCGCGGTCAGCCTCGGGGTGCCGGTCCTCGCGGGCACACAGGGGCCCACGACGCTGTCCGATGCCGCCGGCTTCCTCGCCGGGCTCGGCCCTTCGGGCGCCGTGATGGTGAAGGCACTCGGCGGGGGCGGCGGCCGCGGCATGCGGGCCGTGCACCGTCCGGCCGACCTGGCGGACGCCTGGGAGCGCTGCCGCTCGGAGGCACTGCAGGGCTTCGGGCGCGAGGAGCTGTACGTCGAGGAACTCCTGACCGGCGCCCGCCACATCGAGGTGCAGATCGTCGGCGACGCGACCGGCGAGGTCAGCCACCTCTGGGAGCGCGACTGCAGCGCCCAGCGCCGGCACCAGAAGCTCATCGAGATCGCCCCCGCGCCCGGCCTCTCCCCCGCGGTCCGCGAGAAGCTGATCGACGCCGCCCTGCGGATGGCCCGCGCGTGCGGCTACACGGGCCTCGGCACCTTCGAATTCCTGCTCCAGGGCGAGGAGTTCCACTTCATCGAGGCCAACCCGCGCCTCCAGGTCGAGCACACGGTCACCGAGGAGGTGACGGGCGTCGACCTCGTCACGGCCCAACTGCGCCTGGCGGCAGGCGCATCACTCGCGTCGCTGGGCCTGGCAGGACCCCCGCCCGAGCCGCGCGGATTCGCCCTACAGGCCCGCGTCAACGCCGAGTCCCTGGCCGCCGACGGCACGGCGCTGCCCTCGACCGGCACCCTCACCCGCTTCGACGTGCCGACGGGCGCGGGCATCCGCGTGGACACCGCGGCCCGCACCGGGGCGGAGGTCGGGGCGCGCTACGACTCGCTCATCGCGAAGGTCATCGCCCACGTGCCGCAGGGCGACTTCGCGGCGGCCTGTGAGCGCACGTCGCGCGCGCTCGCCGCCTTCGCCGTCGAGGGCGTACGCACAGGAATCCCGCTGCTGCGGGCGCTGCTCACCCATCCGGGCTTCACGGCGGGCGCCACCCACACGGCCTTCGTGGAGGAACACATCGCGGAGCTCCTGCCGCAGTCGCCCGCGGAAGCCGGCGGCGGCGGCGCGACGGTCGCCGCCCCCATGACGGGCACGGTCGTCACCGTCGACGTCGCCGTGGGCGAACAGGTGGCTGCGGGCCAGCAGTTGCTCGTCCTCGAGGCGATGAAGATGGAGCATGTCGTCCGCGCGGGCGCCCCCGGCACCGTGACCGCCGTGCACGCGCGCGTGGGCGACACGACGACGGAGGGCCACCCCCTGATGACGGTCGACGCATCGGCAGCGGGCGAGGCGAGCGACTTGGCCATCGAGGAGACCGCCGACCCCGACGCCATCCGCCCCGACCTCGCCGAGACCCTGGCCCGGCACGCGGTCGGCCTCGACGCCCAGCGCCCCGAAGCCGTCGCCAAGCGCCACCGCATCGGTCGGCGCACGGCCCGCGAGAACATCGAGGACCTCTGCGACACGGGCACCTTCACGGAGTACGGCGCGCTGGCGATCGCCGCCCAGCGCCGCCGCCGCTCCCTCGACGACCTGATCGCCTCGACGCCCGCCGACGGCATGATCACCGGCACGGGGCGGATCGACGGCGTGCGGTGCGTGGCGATGTCGTACGACTACACGGTGCTCGCCGGTACGCAGGGCCTGCAGAACCACCGCAAGACCGACCGGATGCTGCAACTGGCCGCGGAACGGCGCCTTCCGGTGGTGCTGTTCGCGGAGGGCGGCGGCGGCCGCCCCGGCGACACCGACACGACGTCCGTCGCCGGGCTCGACGTGATGACGTTCCATCAGATGGGCCGGCTGAGCGGACAAGTCCCCCTGGTGGGCGTCGCGTCGGGCCGCTGCTTCGCGGGCAACGCGGCGCTGCTCGGCTGCTGCGACGTGGTGATCGCGACGCCGGAGGCGAGCATCGGCATGGGCGGCCCCGCGATGATCGAGGGCGGCGGTCTGGGTGTGTTCCGCCCCGAGGAGGTCGGCCCGCTGTCGGTCCAGGTGCCCAACGGCGTCGTGGACATCGCGGTAGCCGACGAGGCGGAGGCGGTGCGGGTGGCACGCAAGTACCTCGCGTACTTCACGTACACCCAAGGGGCAGGCGGCAGTTGGGAATCTCCTGACCCGCGGCTGCTGCGGCACACGGTCCCGGAGAACCGGCGCCGCGCCTACGACGTACGGGCCGCGATCGACGGCATCGCCGACACGGACTCCGTCCTGGAGCTGCGGCGCGCCTTCGGCGTCGGCATCATCACATCGCTGATCCGCGTCGAGGGCCGCCCGATGGGCCTGCTCGCCAACAACCCCGGCCATCTGGGCGGCGCGATCGACCGCGACGCGGCGGACAAGGCCGAGCGCTTCCTGCGCCTGTGCGACACGTTCGGCCTCCCTCTCCTCTCCCTCTGCGACACACCGGGTTTCATGGTGGGCCCGGACACCGAACGGACCGCGACCGTAAGGCACTTCTCCCGACTCTTCGTGACGGGCGCCCAGCTCCGCGTACCCCTGGTCAGCCTGGTCCTGCGCAAGGCGTACGGGCTCGGCGCGATGGCCATGATGGGCGGCTCGACGCGGGCACCCGTGGCGACGGCCGCCTGGCCGAGCGGCGAGTTCGGCGGGATGGGCCTGGAGGGCGCGGTGCGGCTCGGCTACCGCAAGGAGCTTGCGGCGATCGACGATCCCGCCGAGCGGGAGCGAGTGTTCGAGGCGCACGTCGCCGAGCTGTACGAGCACGGCAAGGCGGTGAACGCGGCGGCGGCCCTGGAGATCGACGCGGTCATCGACCCGGCGGACTCACGGCGGTGGATCCTCGCGGCGCTGGACGGCGGGGCGGGGCGGCCGGACGGGGGCGAATGA